Sequence from the Candidatus Accumulibacter similis genome:
ACCAATCTCGCCACCCATGAACAGCAGCTTCTTGCCCGGATGGGCCCACATGAAGGCGTACAGCGAGCGTAGATTGGCGAACTTCTGCCAGTAATCACCCGCCATCTTGCTGATCAGCGAACCCTTGCCATGGACGACCTCGTCGTGCGACAGCGGCAGCACGAAGTTCTCGGTGAAGGCGTACATCAGGCCGAAACTGAGCTGATTGTGGTGATACTTGCGATGCACCGGATCACGCGCCATGTAGTCGAGGACGTCGTGCATCCAGCCCATGTTCCACTTGTAATGGAAGCCGAGGCCGCCCATCTCCGGTGGCCGGCTGACCATTGGCCACGCCGTGGATTCCTCGGCATGCGTCGACGCGGCAGGATGTTCCTGGCCGAGAACCTGATTCATGCGGCGCAGAAAAGCAACGGCCTCGAGATTTTCGCGACCACCGTGCACATTCGGCAGCCACTGTCCGTCTTCGCGGCTGTAGTCGCGATACAGCATCGATGCGACGGCGTCGACGCGCAGCGCATCCACCCCGTAGCGCTCGATCCAGAAAAGGGCATTGCCGATCAGATAGTTGCTGACTTCGCGGCGGCCGAAGTTGTAGATCAGGGTACCCCAGTCCTGATGCATTCCCTCGCGCGGGTCGGAATGCTCGTAGAGTGCCGTACCGTCAAAGCGGCCAAGGCCGTGCTCGTCGGTCGGGAAATGCGCTGGTACCCAGTCGACAATCACTCGCAGACCCGCGGCGTGGCAGGCACGAACGAAGTCGCGGAAGCCGGTTGGCGTGCCATGGCGGGCGGTTGGCGAGTACAGTCCGAGCGGCTGGTAGCCCCAGGACCCGTCGAATGGGTGTTCGGAAACCGGCAGCAGCTCGAGATGAGTGAAACCGAGGTCGACGAGGTAGGGGATCAGTGTTTCGCTGAGCCGCTGCCAGTCGGGAAAGCCGCCATCGTCGGCCCGTCTCCAGGAAGCCAGGTGGACCTCGTAGATGGACATCGGCGAGCCGAGCTGGTCACCGGCCGGAATCGACGACGCCTCGACGGGCGGCGGCAGGGCGCAGACGACTGACGCGGTCGACGGGCGCATCTCGGCCTGGAAGCCGTAAGGGTCCGCCTTCAGCGGCAGCAGGTAACCGTCGCGCGAGCGGATTTCGAACTTGTAGTGGGCGCCGGCTGTGACGCCGGGCAGGAAGATCTCCCAGACGCCACATTCGCGACGCAGGCGCATCGGGTGTCGACGACCGTCCCAGGTGTTGAAGTCGCCAACGACACTGACGCGTTGCGCATCGGGTGCCCAGACGGCAAAGGCAGTTCCGGCAATCCCGTCGATCTCACAAAGGTGGGCTCCGAGGCGCTCGAAGGGGCGCAGGTGTGAGCCTTCGGCGAGCAGCCAGACGTCCATCTCGCCGAGCACGGTCCAGAAGCGATAGGGATCATCGGTTTCCTGTACGCCGTCCAGCCAGCTGATTCGCAGGCGATAGGGGAAATAGTTGCGGCGGCGGGGAATGACCCCTTCGAAGAAGCCTTCCACTCCCTCTATCCGGCGGTGATCGAGTTCGGCGACCTGACGGCCGGTCTTGGCGTCGATGACTGCAACCGCGAGCGCGCCGGGCTGCATGCTGCGCACCCAGAGCTTCCCGTCGTCGTCGGTGTGCATTCCAAGGACTGCATAGGGGTCGCTGTGTTGCGCCCGGTAGAGGGCGATGACGTCCGCAGAGTCAAGCATTCGAGACTTCCTTACTTAGAGTGTGCCGATGTGCCAGGTGTCGTTGGCATAGTCGCGAATCGTCCGGTCGGCTGAGAACGGGCCCATGCCGGCGACGTTGATGATCGCCTTGCGCTGCCATTCGTCGCTGTTCAGGTAGAGTGCGTCGACCCGTCCTTGCGTTGCCACGTAGTCGGCGTAGTCGGCGAGCAACAGGTAGTGATCGCCGTAGTGCAGGAGGCTGTTGAAGATATCGTGGTAGCGCGACCGCTCCCCGGGCGAGAAGAAGCCACTGTCGATGCGGTCGAGTGCCTCCTTCATGGCAGGATCGCTGTGGTACAACGCCAGCGGTTGATGACCAGCCTGCCTGATCGCGCTGACCTGAGCCGTGTTGTTGCCGAAGATGAAGATGTTGTCGGCGCCGACGTTGTCGCGGATTTCGATGTTGGCACCATCCTCGGTGCCGATCGTGAGCGCACCATTGAGCGACAGCTTCATGTTGCCGGTACCGGAGGCTTCGGTGCCGGCCGTCGAGATCTGTTCGGACAGGTTGGCCGCCGGCATGATCAGCTCGGCGATCGACACGCCGTAGTTGGGGATGAAGACGACCCGCAGCAGATCGCGCGTCCGCGGGTCGTTGTTGACCACCGCAGCCACGTCGTGAATCAGGCGGATCACCTGTTTCGCCATGTGGTACGAAGAGGCTGCCTTGCCGGCGAAGATCACGCTGCGCGGGGCGTAGTCGCGCGCCGAACCATCAAGCAGGGCGTTGTAGCGGGTGATGACGTGCAGCACGTTCAGCAGCTGCCGCTTGTACTCGTGAATCCGCTTCACCTGAACGTCGAACAGGCTGTCGGGGTCGAGACAGACCGCCAGTTCGCGCGCGACATAATTCGCGAGGCGCAGTTTGTTGCCACGCTTCGCTGCCGCGAAGGCATTGCGGAAACCGGCGTCGTCGGCGCTCGCCCGCAGCTCCTGCAGACGCTCCAGGTCGAGTCGCCAGGTCTTGCCGCCCAGGCGTTCGTCAAGCAGCGTCGACAGCGCCGGGTTGGCCTGTGCCACCCAGCGCCTTGGCGTGACGCCGTTCGTCTTGTTGTGGAAGCGCTCCGGGTAAAGGCGGGCAAAGTCGGCGAAGATGGTCTGCACCATGAGGTCCGAGTGCAGCTGCGAGACGCCGTTGACCCGATGGCTGCCGACGATGCAGAGGTTCGCCATGCGCACCCGCTTGTCCTTGTCGTGCCCACCGCCATCATCGATCAGCGAAACCCGCCGCATGAGGTCGATGTCGCCCGGGTACAGACGGACGACCTCGTCGAGGAATTCCTGGTTGATGCGGTAGATGATCAGGATGTGGCGCGGCAGCACCCGCTGGATCAGTGTCACCTTCCAGGTTTCGAGCGCTTCCGGCATCAAGGTGTGGTTGGTGTACGAGAAGATCCTGCGGCATTGGTCCCAGGCGGCAGCCCACGGCATTCCATGATCGTCCACCAGCAGCCGCATCAGCTCGGCAACACTGATTGCCGGGTGCGTATCATTGAGGTGGATCGCCACGTGCTCGGCGAGGTTGCTGAAGGTGCCATGCTCCGCGTCGTGGCGTTGCAGGATGTCCTGCAAGGACGCCGAAACGAAGAAGTATTCCTGGCGAAGGCGAAGCTCGCGGCCGGCGGAGGTACTGTCATTCGGGTAGAGAACCCAGGAGATGTTCTCGAAACGGTTCTTGAAGTCCGCTGCGCGGTGGTAGTCAC
This genomic interval carries:
- the glgB gene encoding 1,4-alpha-glucan branching protein GlgB — encoded protein: MLDSADVIALYRAQHSDPYAVLGMHTDDDGKLWVRSMQPGALAVAVIDAKTGRQVAELDHRRIEGVEGFFEGVIPRRRNYFPYRLRISWLDGVQETDDPYRFWTVLGEMDVWLLAEGSHLRPFERLGAHLCEIDGIAGTAFAVWAPDAQRVSVVGDFNTWDGRRHPMRLRRECGVWEIFLPGVTAGAHYKFEIRSRDGYLLPLKADPYGFQAEMRPSTASVVCALPPPVEASSIPAGDQLGSPMSIYEVHLASWRRADDGGFPDWQRLSETLIPYLVDLGFTHLELLPVSEHPFDGSWGYQPLGLYSPTARHGTPTGFRDFVRACHAAGLRVIVDWVPAHFPTDEHGLGRFDGTALYEHSDPREGMHQDWGTLIYNFGRREVSNYLIGNALFWIERYGVDALRVDAVASMLYRDYSREDGQWLPNVHGGRENLEAVAFLRRMNQVLGQEHPAASTHAEESTAWPMVSRPPEMGGLGFHYKWNMGWMHDVLDYMARDPVHRKYHHNQLSFGLMYAFTENFVLPLSHDEVVHGKGSLISKMAGDYWQKFANLRSLYAFMWAHPGKKLLFMGGEIGQWNEWNHDTSLDWGLLDFPLHAGVRDLIRDLNGIYRSNPALHEVDFEPAGFEWLAADDAEFSVVAFVRWNRDRSRAVLYVGNFTPVVRHGYRIGVPMAGMYRERLNTDSQYYGGSNVGNGFEPLFAEQVAAHGRTWSLNLTLPPLGGLYFEWTG
- a CDS encoding glycogen/starch/alpha-glucan phosphorylase, with product MSDAANPSSESEQLRCAIEQKLVGTVAAEPTRATRADLYLALSQVAREQLAARWVRTQNTDRDNKARRIYYLSMEFLIGRAMNNALSAIGLRDQAAAVFTPPGPSLDEVMECEPDAALGNGGLGRLAACFLDSMATLGLPSWGYGVRYEYGMFAQSILHGQQVEKPEAWLQDRSPWEFPRANKHHTVRFGGTCEHHGEWAEWHAADSVEAKAFDYVIPGHGTDRVSTLRLWKAAAPSEIDLGAFNTGDYHRAADFKNRFENISWVLYPNDSTSAGRELRLRQEYFFVSASLQDILQRHDAEHGTFSNLAEHVAIHLNDTHPAISVAELMRLLVDDHGMPWAAAWDQCRRIFSYTNHTLMPEALETWKVTLIQRVLPRHILIIYRINQEFLDEVVRLYPGDIDLMRRVSLIDDGGGHDKDKRVRMANLCIVGSHRVNGVSQLHSDLMVQTIFADFARLYPERFHNKTNGVTPRRWVAQANPALSTLLDERLGGKTWRLDLERLQELRASADDAGFRNAFAAAKRGNKLRLANYVARELAVCLDPDSLFDVQVKRIHEYKRQLLNVLHVITRYNALLDGSARDYAPRSVIFAGKAASSYHMAKQVIRLIHDVAAVVNNDPRTRDLLRVVFIPNYGVSIAELIMPAANLSEQISTAGTEASGTGNMKLSLNGALTIGTEDGANIEIRDNVGADNIFIFGNNTAQVSAIRQAGHQPLALYHSDPAMKEALDRIDSGFFSPGERSRYHDIFNSLLHYGDHYLLLADYADYVATQGRVDALYLNSDEWQRKAIINVAGMGPFSADRTIRDYANDTWHIGTL